In the genome of Candidatus Nitrosotenuis sp. DW1, one region contains:
- a CDS encoding topoisomerase DNA-binding C4 zinc finger domain-containing protein, which produces MAEKSIQKRKDRRNVTKPTKHRIASLKTEIMQYFDSNGYLSWSVSKKKYIILGSNQPKDGLVKCPSCHVGKLIVIRSRKTKKRFIGCSNYYNGCKASSPLLQKAMLRATKIPCESCSWPLVVFRYSRKQKWTKQCSNINCPSRKSKA; this is translated from the coding sequence TTGGCAGAAAAGTCTATTCAAAAAAGAAAAGATCGACGAAACGTCACCAAGCCTACAAAACACCGAATTGCATCACTAAAAACCGAGATCATGCAATATTTTGACAGTAATGGCTACCTTTCATGGTCTGTAAGCAAAAAAAAGTACATCATTTTGGGTTCAAACCAGCCAAAAGACGGCCTTGTAAAATGTCCGTCATGTCATGTTGGAAAGCTGATCGTCATACGATCAAGGAAAACGAAAAAACGTTTCATAGGATGCTCCAATTACTATAATGGCTGCAAAGCATCATCGCCGTTATTACAAAAGGCAATGCTGCGTGCAACAAAAATTCCATGCGAGTCGTGTTCATGGCCATTGGTAGTTTTTCGATACTCTAGAAAGCAAAAATGGACAAAGCAGTGCTCCAACATTAATTGCCCCAGCAGAAAATCTAAAGCTTGA
- a CDS encoding carbon-nitrogen hydrolase family protein — protein MTKVAVIQFKASTDKNKNLKRIVNFINTAASRGADLCAFPEFMMFYTTSRQSPRELALQAETINGNFVSTVADAAKKNSIEVIGTIYEKSKKNDRVYDTSFLVDKFGIIKSTYRKIHLYDALGFKESKKLEPGSKISVPIKTSIGKLGMLICYDLRFPEMSRILASSGSEILVVPSAWVKGKMKEEHWLIINKTRAIENGCYIIAPDQVGNIYCGRSLVVDPYGKILLDMKKKQGIGMVEISIPKVKETRKSLPLLQNRRTDIYSDLKL, from the coding sequence ATGACAAAAGTAGCGGTGATACAATTCAAAGCATCCACAGACAAAAACAAAAACCTCAAGCGAATTGTTAATTTTATCAACACAGCTGCAAGCCGTGGAGCAGATCTTTGTGCATTTCCAGAATTTATGATGTTTTACACGACTTCACGACAATCTCCAAGGGAGCTAGCATTACAAGCAGAAACAATCAACGGAAATTTTGTTAGTACTGTTGCAGATGCTGCAAAGAAAAACTCAATTGAAGTCATAGGTACAATATATGAAAAAAGCAAAAAGAACGACAGGGTGTACGACACATCGTTTCTAGTTGATAAATTTGGAATAATAAAATCAACATACAGAAAAATTCATCTTTACGATGCACTTGGATTCAAAGAGTCAAAAAAATTAGAACCGGGCTCCAAAATTTCAGTTCCAATAAAGACCTCAATCGGTAAATTAGGAATGCTAATCTGCTATGATCTAAGATTTCCTGAAATGTCGCGCATCTTGGCCTCCTCTGGTTCCGAAATTCTAGTTGTCCCCTCTGCATGGGTTAAGGGAAAAATGAAAGAAGAGCACTGGCTTATAATTAACAAGACACGCGCAATAGAAAATGGATGCTACATTATTGCACCAGATCAAGTTGGAAACATCTATTGTGGAAGAAGTCTAGTTGTAGATCCATATGGAAAAATTTTACTTGATATGAAAAAGAAACAAGGAATAGGAATGGTAGAAATTTCTATTCCCAAAGTAAAAGAGACAAGAAAATCACTCCCTCTTTTGCAAAACAGAAGAACCGATATCTATTCTGATCTCAAGCTTTAG
- a CDS encoding CFI-box-CTERM domain-containing protein: MKYFVALFLLPFLVLPAFADQFQSPTDKGTLLVSISTDPAKPVLGDLTKLKIDFINPKTNNIQEHIDYKVTVTKDGVPIFGPIPLTHTSEGAVTIPVQFKENGEHKIIVDIEGILFQPIPSETVTFTEVIDDASVKTTDEDGSCIIATAAYGSELAPQVQLLREVRDNVLFSTDSGTVFMHAFNALYYSFSPTVADVERQSPIFKETVKLAITPMLSTLSILNYVNIDSEGEMLGYGIGIILLNVGMYFVVPAIVISKIRNFRK, translated from the coding sequence ATGAAGTATTTTGTCGCATTATTTTTGTTGCCTTTTCTGGTATTACCTGCGTTTGCTGATCAGTTTCAGTCACCTACTGACAAGGGCACACTACTTGTGTCAATATCCACGGATCCTGCAAAGCCAGTACTTGGGGATCTAACAAAATTAAAAATCGATTTCATAAATCCAAAAACAAACAACATTCAGGAACACATTGACTACAAGGTAACGGTCACAAAGGATGGAGTTCCAATTTTTGGACCAATACCACTAACTCATACTTCGGAAGGCGCAGTGACAATTCCAGTACAATTCAAAGAAAATGGAGAGCACAAGATAATTGTCGATATTGAAGGGATATTGTTTCAGCCAATACCATCAGAGACAGTAACATTTACCGAAGTAATTGACGATGCTTCAGTCAAGACTACAGATGAGGACGGATCATGCATAATTGCAACTGCTGCATATGGATCTGAGCTTGCACCACAGGTTCAGCTGCTCAGGGAGGTAAGAGATAATGTGTTGTTTAGTACAGATTCTGGAACTGTCTTCATGCATGCATTCAACGCACTCTATTATTCATTTAGTCCCACAGTTGCAGATGTAGAGCGACAGAGCCCCATTTTCAAGGAGACCGTAAAATTGGCAATAACGCCAATGCTATCTACACTATCAATACTAAATTATGTCAACATAGACTCTGAGGGGGAGATGTTAGGATATGGGATTGGAATAATCCTGCTAAATGTGGGGATGTATTTTGTTGTTCCAGCCATAGTAATATCAAAAATACGAAATTTTAGAAAATAA
- a CDS encoding rhomboid family intramembrane serine protease yields the protein MLPIRDENPKPPGFKPKMTYALIAVNVIVFFFEVAYTGQFFEFSNQRAATLFYNWGAVPACIAGESSISIESMQVSCPDMSLFGLLSSTFLHGGIMHLGGNMLFLWIFGDNIELKFGRLKYLGIYLMWGIVAGLVHIVGDLNSTIPAVGASGAISGVLGAYLIMFPRAKIMTLVIMGFFTRMSHIPAKWFLPFWLIFQNLLPLFVGGFGFGAGGVAYLAHIGGFVIGLATGFLYKKMHGSEFTYGTRNPSRYGWKRDDY from the coding sequence ATGCTTCCAATAAGGGATGAAAACCCAAAACCGCCCGGCTTCAAACCGAAAATGACGTATGCCCTTATTGCGGTAAACGTGATAGTGTTCTTCTTTGAGGTAGCGTATACCGGCCAATTCTTTGAGTTTAGTAATCAGCGTGCCGCAACACTGTTCTACAACTGGGGTGCGGTTCCTGCGTGTATTGCAGGGGAGAGCAGCATTTCAATAGAATCCATGCAAGTGTCATGTCCTGATATGTCGTTGTTTGGATTGCTGAGCTCTACCTTTCTGCACGGTGGAATAATGCACCTTGGAGGTAACATGTTGTTTTTGTGGATATTTGGGGATAACATTGAGCTAAAATTTGGCAGGCTCAAGTATCTTGGAATCTATCTCATGTGGGGGATAGTTGCAGGACTAGTCCATATTGTAGGTGATCTAAACAGCACAATTCCTGCAGTTGGAGCGTCTGGCGCAATTTCAGGAGTGCTTGGTGCATATCTCATAATGTTTCCAAGGGCCAAAATAATGACCCTTGTCATAATGGGATTCTTTACAAGAATGTCGCACATTCCGGCAAAGTGGTTTTTACCGTTCTGGCTCATCTTTCAAAACCTTCTTCCGCTTTTTGTTGGAGGGTTTGGATTTGGCGCTGGCGGAGTAGCTTATCTTGCACACATAGGTGGATTTGTAATAGGACTTGCGACCGGATTTTTGTACAAAAAAATGCATGGATCGGAATTCACGTACGGCACAAGAAACCCATCAAGATATGGCTGGAAGAGAGATGACTACTAA
- a CDS encoding tautomerase family protein gives MPIITVSMYPGRTQQQKEEYAKAITKSAVEILKTKESHVIVVFEDNPKENWYMAGSQL, from the coding sequence ATGCCAATAATTACAGTATCAATGTATCCTGGCAGAACACAGCAACAAAAAGAAGAATATGCAAAGGCAATTACAAAATCGGCCGTAGAAATTCTGAAAACAAAAGAAAGCCACGTAATTGTAGTCTTTGAAGACAATCCTAAGGAAAACTGGTATATGGCAGGCAGCCAGCTTTAG
- a CDS encoding peptidase — MNSKRILAAVFVTLLLSQMFSIAQFNAYGDGLTQENLPPASFGDRQAALFIKISPPILTKDTIGDTYVQLRLFDAKTNESVPHTSYFISVWKDDKLLLRNLFHAHYGELTLKIVPTKVDVNNVVIYGDEVPQIPGAWTGFNDRVDVHAPVLLDSGLYHFEIKIFGIDYDQNIFAESNVKTFNSWLSVGDISNQKITYNGKSYDASIISYYDKINNFKFDETKKSISFSMPFNWDAKRIGDQPIFVHQEVRVPKAFKEFTDTTAYDGRVSGVPTVGRMLILDPYSIEGTSILHFLINKEDILKIAKTLPAGTKTMEFTVAPMSTVAKNTFDVKLNSGATAKISYDANLGAGDTIPLQISFFDPNGALLKFVRHGFRIEDSSGKVLIENYGNDPQKPGILSSEGIDIQEFKFPSQGNYKLTLGIFDHGLDELTTYQGIGSSTFMIGKSGQSQPIPDYQIPSWIKNNAKWWAEGTIGDSDFVQGIQYLIKQGIMKIPDAQSGSGTSQTIPSWIKNNAKWWAEGTIGDSDFVQGIQYLITQGIIKV, encoded by the coding sequence TTGAATTCTAAAAGAATACTTGCAGCAGTTTTTGTTACATTGTTATTATCTCAAATGTTTTCAATTGCACAGTTCAATGCATACGGAGATGGACTAACACAAGAAAACCTTCCGCCTGCGAGCTTTGGAGACAGACAAGCTGCACTTTTCATCAAAATTAGCCCGCCAATTCTAACAAAGGATACAATTGGTGATACCTATGTACAACTTAGACTGTTTGATGCAAAAACAAACGAATCAGTTCCACATACGTCGTATTTTATTTCAGTCTGGAAAGATGATAAGCTTTTACTGCGAAATTTATTTCATGCACATTACGGAGAACTAACACTCAAAATAGTGCCAACTAAGGTGGACGTAAATAACGTGGTAATATACGGCGATGAAGTACCTCAAATCCCAGGCGCGTGGACTGGATTCAATGACAGAGTTGACGTACATGCACCTGTACTACTAGACTCTGGACTGTATCACTTTGAAATTAAGATTTTTGGAATTGATTATGACCAGAACATATTTGCAGAAAGTAATGTCAAAACATTCAATTCATGGCTCAGCGTTGGCGACATCTCCAACCAAAAAATCACATACAACGGAAAGTCATACGATGCCTCAATAATCTCATATTATGATAAAATAAATAACTTCAAATTTGATGAAACAAAAAAATCCATCTCATTTTCGATGCCATTTAACTGGGATGCAAAAAGAATTGGAGACCAACCAATATTTGTACATCAGGAAGTAAGGGTACCAAAGGCCTTCAAAGAATTCACTGATACAACTGCATATGACGGTAGGGTAAGCGGCGTGCCAACAGTAGGACGCATGCTGATCTTAGATCCTTATTCTATCGAAGGAACGTCAATTCTGCATTTTCTAATAAACAAGGAGGACATTCTCAAAATAGCAAAAACACTCCCCGCTGGTACGAAAACAATGGAGTTTACAGTTGCACCCATGTCCACAGTGGCAAAAAATACCTTTGATGTAAAACTTAATTCTGGAGCGACTGCCAAGATATCATACGACGCTAACCTTGGAGCAGGAGACACGATTCCACTGCAAATTTCCTTCTTTGATCCAAACGGTGCACTCTTGAAGTTTGTCAGACACGGATTTAGGATAGAGGACAGCTCAGGCAAGGTTCTAATAGAAAACTATGGGAATGATCCACAAAAACCAGGAATACTTTCCTCAGAAGGAATAGACATTCAAGAGTTCAAGTTTCCTTCTCAGGGCAACTACAAACTCACACTTGGTATATTTGATCATGGCTTAGACGAACTTACGACATATCAGGGAATTGGAAGTTCTACTTTTATGATAGGCAAGTCAGGCCAAAGTCAACCAATTCCAGACTATCAAATCCCGTCTTGGATCAAAAACAACGCAAAGTGGTGGGCAGAAGGAACAATTGGCGACTCTGACTTTGTGCAGGGAATCCAATATCTGATAAAGCAGGGAATAATGAAAATACCAGACGCCCAGTCCGGTTCTGGCACCTCACAAACCATCCCGTCTTGGATCAAAAACAACGCAAAGTGGTGGGCAGAAGGCACAATCGGTGACTCTGACTTTGTGCAGGGAATCCAGTATTTGATCACACAAGGAATAATCAAAGTATAG
- a CDS encoding Zn-ribbon domain-containing OB-fold protein, producing MSNKQEFIDAVNSGKILARKCTKCGNLHLATVYFCQQCGHKEFESKMLDGIGTVATYTIITVPPAGFEKYTPYAWVVMNIDNYDLRISGFLGGIVSPSNLPIGSKVKIVGYDDRGILLEKQ from the coding sequence TTGTCAAATAAACAAGAATTCATAGATGCGGTAAACTCAGGTAAAATACTTGCAAGAAAATGCACAAAGTGCGGAAACCTGCATTTGGCAACTGTCTATTTCTGCCAACAATGCGGGCACAAGGAGTTTGAAAGCAAGATGCTTGATGGAATAGGCACAGTTGCAACATACACGATAATTACGGTTCCGCCTGCGGGCTTTGAAAAATATACTCCATACGCCTGGGTTGTGATGAACATAGACAACTATGATCTTAGAATTTCAGGATTTTTAGGGGGAATTGTCTCACCGTCCAATCTTCCAATTGGATCAAAAGTAAAGATTGTCGGATACGACGATCGTGGAATCCTTCTAGAAAAGCAGTAA
- a CDS encoding thiolase domain-containing protein produces the protein MEKVCVLGAGSTKYGKLDDSITDITIQASVAAIESAGIEPKEIDAGYISNVFGVADKQVHLGPVIMSNLGISEKPSLSIESACGSGSVSFREAYANVAAGFYDAVLVTGVEKVTHTGTEWTTTYFSYCSDFFYEGGAGASFPGLFASMARAYLTEFKATEEDFAMVAVKNHANGFLNPKAHLRKRITIDDVMKSAVVASPLKLYDCCPFSDGASSVIICNEKFAKAHSKNYVEVIGSGRGGSPATLQGREHMTTIPSTRIAAQAAYKMAGITPKDVDFAEVHDCFTIAEIVDTEDLGFFEKGQGVQAIRDGRTSLNGEISINPSGGLKSKGHPIGATGVGQVVEAFEQLTGKAGERTVKDAHIGLTHNFGATGASCAVHLFKSV, from the coding sequence GTGGAAAAGGTCTGCGTTCTTGGTGCTGGAAGCACAAAATATGGAAAGTTAGACGATAGCATTACCGATATTACTATTCAAGCCTCAGTTGCCGCAATTGAAAGTGCGGGAATTGAACCAAAAGAGATTGATGCAGGTTACATATCAAACGTTTTTGGTGTAGCAGACAAACAAGTTCACCTTGGGCCTGTAATCATGAGCAACTTGGGAATTTCCGAAAAGCCATCTCTTTCTATTGAATCTGCATGTGGAAGTGGATCTGTATCATTCCGAGAAGCATATGCAAATGTTGCTGCAGGTTTTTACGATGCAGTCTTGGTTACCGGAGTGGAAAAAGTAACCCACACTGGCACTGAGTGGACTACTACTTACTTTTCATACTGTTCTGATTTCTTTTATGAGGGTGGTGCAGGCGCATCATTCCCAGGATTATTTGCATCGATGGCTCGTGCATATCTTACAGAATTCAAGGCAACGGAAGAAGACTTTGCAATGGTTGCAGTAAAGAACCACGCTAACGGTTTTCTAAACCCAAAGGCTCACCTCCGAAAGAGAATAACAATTGATGATGTAATGAAATCAGCAGTGGTGGCAAGTCCGCTCAAACTGTATGACTGCTGCCCGTTTTCTGACGGTGCAAGCTCAGTAATAATATGCAATGAAAAATTTGCAAAGGCTCATTCAAAAAACTATGTGGAAGTGATAGGATCCGGCAGGGGTGGTTCACCTGCAACCCTACAGGGACGTGAACACATGACTACTATTCCAAGTACAAGGATAGCAGCACAAGCAGCATACAAAATGGCCGGAATTACTCCAAAGGACGTTGACTTTGCTGAGGTACATGACTGCTTTACAATTGCTGAAATTGTTGATACTGAGGATCTTGGATTTTTTGAGAAAGGCCAAGGAGTACAAGCAATTCGCGATGGAAGAACATCGCTTAACGGTGAGATTTCAATTAACCCATCTGGCGGACTAAAGTCAAAGGGCCATCCAATCGGTGCTACTGGAGTAGGACAAGTAGTTGAGGCTTTTGAGCAACTGACAGGAAAAGCAGGAGAGCGTACAGTCAAAGATGCGCATATAGGATTAACCCATAATTTTGGTGCAACCGGAGCAAGCTGCGCCGTTCACTTGTTCAAAAGCGTGTAA
- the nrdD gene encoding anaerobic ribonucleoside-triphosphate reductase: protein MSIELTTGAMDPKKGGGILQSTSKRVRMIFSVMASPNRIDILRILNSKGPLTYSELKSLAGFKSKKESGKFAYHLRKLLRQSLVALNKSERRYTITNLGKLVLSLARQIEERSIIESGKMYVRTSHDSIEEFNSHKIIQSLVREGSLPLELAQKITEEVENRIYKYQTTYLTGSLIREMVNSVLLEHGHEEYRNKLARLGIPVFDAQEMITNVDNVDNGAQGLFFKAGQTVFAENLILNTLPKDVADSHLSGDIHISNPGIWSLLPDTIFFNLKELIEDGIDLKGKFLGVTRIATIKTLDNLMSSLSMMLSLASKEASREVIMDGLAQICLKHAKNITELEEKLVGAFATSSVSSKYTKEPTLVSFRIQLGLEPKIVQAILSAYKNYIKMTPVPQIGLIIDYTNGKIADVSDIIAEIISLGGKVQFSKDETSYSGIIRVKAKNSTSSINLQSLTINLPRLAFESNKDETYFRARLALMMKPALSAMSLRKKDISDLTRRGLNPVLAANTQYMQRSSVCLVVNLVGLHEAVFNILGYNDQKEGQEIIYKVIQTAVDVAEKKGKEMGDLVVVTMTESDGTPRFGSLDGEKYGKMSVNRSLDGENYSEGVVLNASELGSMSAKTDKIVEANKMAKILNGGLLIQLKFEKDAKIEEIKKSIEKAGDLVGSFRPLKEVPICGNCGFKDEKLFDKCPLCKSPYIVS, encoded by the coding sequence ATGAGCATAGAGCTTACCACCGGTGCAATGGACCCGAAGAAAGGTGGAGGAATTTTACAATCTACGTCAAAGCGCGTTAGAATGATCTTCTCTGTCATGGCAAGTCCTAACAGAATTGATATTTTGAGAATCTTAAACTCAAAGGGCCCACTGACGTACTCTGAATTAAAATCGCTTGCCGGATTCAAATCAAAAAAAGAAAGCGGCAAATTTGCTTACCATTTAAGAAAATTACTAAGACAATCGCTTGTCGCACTCAATAAATCTGAAAGAAGATACACCATAACAAATCTAGGAAAACTTGTCCTAAGTCTTGCAAGACAAATTGAAGAACGCTCCATTATAGAAAGCGGCAAGATGTATGTCCGAACCTCACACGACTCAATTGAAGAATTTAATTCGCATAAAATCATTCAATCGTTAGTACGAGAAGGAAGCCTTCCATTGGAGCTGGCACAAAAAATCACCGAAGAGGTAGAAAATCGAATTTACAAGTACCAAACTACCTATCTGACAGGCTCGCTTATTCGTGAAATGGTAAATTCTGTACTGCTTGAGCATGGTCATGAAGAGTACCGAAACAAGCTTGCAAGGCTTGGAATACCAGTTTTTGATGCGCAAGAAATGATCACCAATGTAGACAATGTCGACAACGGCGCACAGGGACTGTTCTTCAAAGCAGGACAGACCGTATTTGCAGAAAACCTAATCCTAAATACCCTGCCAAAGGATGTTGCAGATTCCCATCTTTCTGGAGACATACACATATCAAATCCTGGAATCTGGTCGTTACTTCCAGATACGATATTCTTTAACTTAAAAGAGCTAATTGAGGACGGAATTGACCTCAAAGGGAAATTCCTAGGCGTGACAAGAATAGCAACAATCAAGACGCTGGATAACCTCATGTCATCCTTATCCATGATGCTGTCTCTTGCATCAAAGGAGGCATCAAGGGAGGTAATCATGGACGGCCTGGCACAAATTTGCCTAAAGCATGCAAAAAACATAACCGAACTTGAAGAAAAACTGGTCGGCGCATTTGCAACATCGTCAGTCTCTTCGAAATACACAAAAGAGCCAACTCTGGTGTCGTTTAGGATTCAACTTGGCTTGGAACCAAAAATTGTACAAGCAATTCTTTCAGCATACAAAAATTATATCAAAATGACGCCAGTCCCGCAGATCGGCCTCATAATTGATTATACAAACGGCAAAATCGCAGACGTCTCAGACATAATTGCAGAAATAATCTCTCTTGGAGGCAAAGTACAGTTTTCAAAGGATGAGACCTCATACAGCGGAATAATACGAGTCAAAGCAAAGAACAGCACATCATCGATCAACTTACAATCTCTCACGATCAACCTGCCAAGACTTGCGTTTGAATCAAACAAAGACGAGACTTACTTTAGAGCGCGCCTTGCGCTGATGATGAAGCCTGCACTTTCAGCAATGTCGCTTCGCAAAAAAGACATCTCCGATCTTACCAGACGGGGACTAAATCCGGTACTTGCAGCAAATACACAATACATGCAGAGAAGCTCTGTATGCCTAGTTGTGAATTTAGTGGGATTGCACGAGGCCGTATTCAATATACTTGGTTACAACGATCAAAAGGAAGGACAAGAAATAATCTACAAAGTCATCCAAACTGCAGTAGACGTGGCAGAAAAGAAGGGAAAAGAAATGGGAGATCTAGTCGTAGTCACAATGACTGAAAGTGATGGCACACCGAGATTTGGATCACTTGACGGAGAAAAATATGGCAAGATGTCAGTTAACAGATCCCTTGACGGGGAGAATTACTCAGAAGGAGTGGTTCTTAACGCCTCAGAACTTGGCTCGATGAGCGCCAAAACAGACAAAATCGTTGAGGCCAACAAGATGGCAAAAATCCTAAATGGAGGATTGCTCATACAGCTCAAATTCGAGAAGGATGCCAAAATAGAGGAGATCAAAAAGTCAATAGAAAAGGCAGGCGATCTGGTAGGTTCGTTTAGACCGCTCAAAGAGGTCCCAATCTGCGGAAACTGTGGATTCAAAGACGAAAAACTCTTTGACAAGTGCCCTTTGTGCAAGTCTCCGTACATAGTAAGCTGA
- a CDS encoding PEFG-CTERM sorting domain-containing protein — MKTIVIGSIFVLVALMAVAPAVFADHAKETVSITPGSSAPGCEATNSCYDPSEVTIDVGGEVTWSNDDTAAHTVTSGDIRQDGPDGHFDSGLFMAGKSFTYKFEEAGEFPYFCQVHPWMTGIVIVQEAHGEDGSEDGGDHAMAMSADGSVAVAISAGVPTEGDELSLEIEFTDADGNAIDHVNYDIVATQDGNQVLSESGLHTHDGLADFTTSALRSDSPVDVQIKILGLGLPDDQANWEGPMGETISVQVVPEFGQIAMMILAVAIVSIVAVTARSKVIPRL; from the coding sequence ATGAAGACAATAGTCATAGGCTCTATCTTTGTATTAGTTGCCCTAATGGCAGTAGCACCAGCAGTTTTTGCTGACCATGCTAAAGAGACTGTAAGCATCACTCCTGGATCATCAGCCCCAGGATGTGAAGCAACCAACAGCTGTTACGATCCAAGCGAAGTAACTATCGATGTTGGTGGCGAAGTCACTTGGTCAAACGATGATACTGCTGCACATACTGTCACAAGCGGTGATATCAGACAAGATGGACCAGACGGACACTTTGACAGTGGCCTTTTCATGGCAGGAAAAAGCTTCACATACAAATTTGAAGAAGCTGGAGAATTTCCATACTTTTGCCAAGTCCACCCCTGGATGACAGGCATAGTGATTGTGCAAGAAGCTCATGGTGAGGATGGATCAGAAGACGGTGGAGATCATGCGATGGCAATGTCAGCTGACGGTTCAGTCGCTGTAGCGATTAGTGCTGGTGTACCAACAGAAGGTGATGAATTATCTCTTGAGATAGAATTCACCGACGCTGACGGCAATGCAATAGATCATGTCAATTACGACATCGTTGCAACACAAGACGGAAACCAGGTTCTTTCTGAATCAGGTCTACACACACATGATGGATTAGCTGACTTTACAACAAGCGCATTAAGATCGGATAGTCCAGTAGATGTACAAATCAAAATACTTGGACTTGGACTTCCAGATGATCAAGCAAACTGGGAAGGCCCAATGGGTGAAACCATATCAGTTCAGGTAGTACCTGAATTCGGTCAAATTGCCATGATGATTCTGGCAGTTGCCATAGTAAGCATTGTTGCTGTCACTGCAAGATCTAAAGTAATTCCAAGACTTTAG